Proteins encoded by one window of Vigna radiata var. radiata cultivar VC1973A chromosome 5, Vradiata_ver6, whole genome shotgun sequence:
- the LOC106760993 gene encoding heat stress transcription factor B-4 → MALLLDNCEGILLSLDSHKSVPAPFLTKTYQLVDDPATDHIVSWGEDDTTFVVWRPPEFARDLLPNYFKHNNFSSFVRQLNTYGFRKIVPDRWEFANEFFKKGEKHLLCEIHRRKTAQPQQGSMNHHHHHSHSPLGVNVSVPTFFPFSSRVSISPSKDSDDQTNWCDSPPRGATSLMNGAANYSTSVTALSEDNERLRRSNNMLMSELAHMKKLYNDIIYFVQNHVKPVAPSNSYSSSLLLCNTPSATPINGGNVSMMQRPMNQFLGYYSNNPKQGTTPITQHQQHQPQTYVVNSPTNTSRSSITIVEGPSGNVNSCKTKLFGVSLQSKKRVHPDYGSNSETNKARLVLEKDDLGLNLMPPSTC, encoded by the exons ATGGCTCTTCTTCTTGACAACTGTGAAGGCATTCTACTCTCCTTGGACTCACACAAGTCAGTGCCAGCTCCTTTTCTCACCAAAACATACCAACTCGTCGACGACCCCGCCACAGATCACATAGTTTCTTGGGGTGAAGATGACACCACTTTCGTCGTTTGGCGTCCTCCTGAGTTTGCCAGGGACCTTCTTCCCAACTACTTCAAACACAACAACTTCTCCAGTTTCGTTCGCCAGCTCAACACCTAT GGTTTCAGAAAGATTGTACCAGACCGATGGGAGTTCGCCAACGAATTCTTCAAGAAGGGAGAGAAACACCTGTTGTGCGAGATCCATAGAAGAAAAACTGCTCAGCCTCAACAAGGGAGCATGAATCACCATCACCACCATTCACATTCTCCACTCGGAGTCAACGTTAGCGTTCCtactttctttcccttttccaGCAGAGTCAGCATCTCTCCTTCCAAAGACTCCGACGACCAAACCAATTGGTGTGACTCTCCGCCACGTGGAGCCACCTCATTGATGAACGGTGCAGCCAACTACAGCACTTCCGTCACCGCGCTTTCCGAGGACAACGAGAGACTCAGGCGAAGCAACAACATGCTCATGTCGGAACTTGCGCACATGAAGAAGCTTTACAATGACATTATCTATTTCGTTCAGAACCATGTCAAGCCCGTTGCTCCAAGCAACTCTTACTCTTCTTCTTTGCTACTGTGTAATACACCCTCGGCTACTCCGATAAATGGGGGCAATGTTTCGATGATGCAAAGGCCAATGAACCAGTTTCTGGGGTATTATTCTAATAACCCTAAGCAAGGAACTACTCCAATAACTCAACATCAGCAACATCAACCTCAGACCTATGTTGTGAACTCCCCCACCAACACATCAAGGAGTTCTATAACGATTGTTGAAGGGCCTAGCGGTAACGTTAACAGCTGCAAGACAAAGCTTTTTGGCGTGTCGCTGCAGTCAAAGAAAAGGGTGCACCCCGATTATGGATCTAATTCGGAGACCAACAAGGCTCGTTTGGTTTTGGAAAAGGATGACTTGGGGTTGAATCTCATGCCTCCGTCCACTTGTTAG